In a single window of the Cumulibacter soli genome:
- a CDS encoding FAD-binding oxidoreductase → MTEPDIDTALKELANELPDGVLVTDPDITIAYSRDMAMLAPSEQPAAVVHARTTDDVVTVMKTAARYGVPVHPRGAGSGLAGSSNATRGSIVLSLAKMNQILEINTSDRYARVQPGVVNLDFRKELAGHGLFYPPDPSSYDWCTLGGNLSTNAGGLCCVKYGVTTDFVMGLEVVLADGEVLRTGRRTVKGVAGYDLARVFVGAEGTLGVITEATLMLRPLPEPPATLVASFEDLHAAGAAVQSMIDCGLVPSLLEIMDQTALRAVEAKHHMGLDLSTKALLLAQSDSGAERAEREMSQIEDCCRTAGATELHRTTDAEEGDMLLFARRQALPALEALKGGSLVDDVAVPRSRIAEFLAGCEQIGIDTDTVIGTCGHAGDGNMHPTICFTPGDGAEYERSKDAFGRILDLGLSMGGTVTGEHGVGSIKQEFLAKEIGDLGLRVHRQIKDALDPQGILNPGKLF, encoded by the coding sequence ATGACCGAACCCGATATCGACACCGCGCTGAAGGAACTCGCGAATGAGTTGCCCGACGGCGTGCTGGTCACCGATCCAGACATCACGATCGCGTACTCACGGGACATGGCGATGCTCGCGCCGAGCGAACAGCCAGCGGCCGTTGTTCATGCCCGGACCACGGACGATGTTGTGACGGTGATGAAGACTGCCGCGCGGTACGGCGTACCGGTGCATCCGCGCGGTGCCGGCAGCGGCCTCGCCGGGTCCTCCAACGCCACCCGCGGCTCAATCGTGCTGTCGCTGGCGAAGATGAACCAGATCCTGGAGATCAACACCTCGGATCGATACGCACGCGTCCAGCCTGGCGTGGTGAATCTCGACTTCCGCAAGGAACTCGCCGGCCACGGGCTCTTCTACCCGCCGGACCCGTCCTCGTACGACTGGTGCACCCTCGGCGGCAACTTGTCGACGAATGCCGGCGGACTGTGCTGCGTCAAGTACGGCGTGACCACCGATTTCGTGATGGGCCTGGAGGTCGTGCTCGCTGACGGCGAAGTGCTGCGGACCGGACGACGCACCGTCAAGGGTGTGGCGGGGTACGACCTGGCGCGGGTGTTCGTCGGTGCCGAGGGCACGCTCGGGGTGATCACAGAGGCCACGCTGATGTTGCGCCCGCTGCCCGAGCCCCCGGCGACCTTGGTTGCGTCCTTCGAGGACCTCCATGCCGCCGGAGCGGCGGTCCAGTCGATGATCGACTGCGGGCTGGTGCCGTCCCTACTGGAAATCATGGACCAGACCGCGTTGCGTGCTGTCGAGGCGAAGCACCACATGGGCCTCGACCTGTCGACCAAGGCGCTGCTGTTGGCGCAGAGTGACAGTGGAGCCGAGCGTGCCGAACGTGAAATGAGCCAGATCGAGGACTGCTGCCGCACCGCCGGTGCTACTGAACTGCATCGGACGACGGATGCCGAAGAGGGCGACATGCTGCTGTTCGCCCGCCGACAGGCACTGCCGGCACTCGAGGCGCTCAAGGGTGGCTCCCTGGTGGACGACGTCGCCGTCCCGCGCTCGCGCATCGCCGAGTTCTTGGCGGGGTGCGAACAAATCGGCATCGACACCGACACCGTCATCGGAACCTGCGGTCACGCCGGCGACGGCAATATGCACCCCACGATCTGTTTCACCCCTGGCGACGGCGCCGAATATGAACGCAGTAAGGATGCGTTCGGTCGGATCCTCGACCTCGGCCTGTCGATGGGTGGGACGGTCACCGGTGAGCACGGCGTCGGTTCGATCAAACAGGAGTTCCTGGCCAAGGAGATCGGCGATTTGGGGTTGCGGGTGCACCGCCAGATCAAGGACGCCCTCGATCCGCAGGGGATCCTCAACCCGGGCAAACTCTTCTAG
- a CDS encoding GNAT family N-acetyltransferase, translating into MATTLGALHSAPTTPVRSYSSHIVPAGPEAELALRLRYRVFAEEMGAQLTAEAGRDLDEWDAYCQHLMVRDDSNGDVVGTYRIFPPSSAALLGRSYSSSEFDLDNLRSLQHSLVEVGRSCVAPEHRNGAVLSQLWSGLARYVITSGHRYLGGCASIYLDEGRHNAARVVRKALSEHGGPAELSVTPHTPWEYDRYTEEGKTVIPPLLRAYLKLGAKVLGQPSYDPEFNTADLFILVDTHALDPRVAKRFVGE; encoded by the coding sequence ATGGCTACCACGCTCGGCGCGCTGCATTCCGCGCCCACTACGCCGGTCCGTTCCTACTCCTCGCACATCGTCCCGGCCGGACCCGAAGCCGAACTTGCGCTACGGCTGCGGTACCGCGTATTCGCCGAGGAAATGGGCGCACAACTCACCGCCGAAGCCGGTCGCGACCTCGACGAATGGGATGCCTACTGTCAGCACCTGATGGTGCGCGATGACAGCAACGGCGACGTCGTCGGGACCTACCGGATCTTCCCGCCGTCCTCGGCGGCACTGCTGGGCCGGTCTTACTCCTCGAGTGAATTCGATCTGGACAACCTGCGCTCGCTGCAGCACAGCCTCGTCGAGGTCGGTCGTTCCTGCGTCGCGCCCGAGCATCGCAACGGAGCCGTGCTCAGCCAACTATGGAGCGGATTGGCCCGCTATGTGATCACGTCGGGACACCGTTACCTGGGCGGCTGCGCCTCCATCTACCTCGACGAGGGGCGTCACAACGCGGCGCGAGTCGTGCGCAAGGCGCTCAGTGAGCACGGCGGTCCGGCCGAACTGAGCGTCACGCCGCACACGCCCTGGGAGTACGACCGATACACCGAGGAAGGCAAGACTGTCATTCCTCCGCTGCTTCGCGCCTACCTCAAACTCGGCGCGAAGGTGCTCGGGCAGCCCTCGTACGATCCCGAGTTCAACACCGCCGACCTATTTATTCTTGTCGATACCCATGCGCTAGATCCGCGCGTGGCCAAACGGTTCGTCGGGGAATAG
- the pyrE gene encoding orotate phosphoribosyltransferase, translated as MSDRARLLELINEIAVVHGKVTLSSGKQADWYVDLRRVTLHHEAAPLVGKVMLEATKDIEYDVVGGLTLGADPVATAMLHAAAAQGRALDACVVRKEQKKHGMQRQVEGPGVEGKRVLAVDDTSTTGGSVLQAVDALRAAGAEVVGVALIVERGAKPAIEEAGIPLVSAFTIADLDV; from the coding sequence ATGAGCGATCGCGCGCGCTTGCTAGAGCTGATCAACGAGATCGCCGTCGTCCACGGCAAGGTCACCCTCTCCAGCGGAAAACAAGCCGACTGGTACGTCGATCTGCGACGCGTCACGCTGCATCACGAGGCGGCACCGCTGGTCGGGAAGGTCATGCTGGAGGCCACCAAGGACATCGAGTACGACGTCGTCGGCGGGCTGACCCTCGGCGCGGACCCGGTCGCGACCGCGATGCTGCACGCCGCCGCCGCGCAAGGCCGCGCGCTGGATGCGTGTGTAGTGCGCAAGGAGCAGAAAAAGCACGGGATGCAGCGCCAGGTTGAGGGTCCGGGGGTCGAGGGTAAGCGCGTGCTGGCCGTCGATGACACCTCCACCACCGGCGGCTCGGTGTTGCAGGCCGTGGACGCGCTTCGCGCGGCCGGCGCTGAAGTCGTAGGGGTCGCGTTGATCGTCGAGCGCGGCGCGAAGCCAGCGATCGAAGAAGCCGGTATCCCGCTGGTTTCTGCCTTTACCATCGCCGACCTTGACGTCTGA
- a CDS encoding VOC family protein, producing the protein MSDYDVRQVVLSTDDLDASIAFYTETLGMKLKFRDGAHYAQLDGGSISLALATPVDHPIPGKIAVGVKTADVDAAAAAVAENGGAIIKEAYNDAHERRAVVYDNQGNGIVFYSPLPRD; encoded by the coding sequence ATGAGTGACTATGACGTACGCCAGGTCGTGCTGAGCACCGATGACCTGGACGCATCGATCGCGTTCTACACAGAGACCCTCGGCATGAAGTTGAAGTTCCGAGATGGCGCGCATTATGCCCAGCTCGACGGCGGGTCCATCTCGCTGGCGCTCGCCACGCCGGTCGACCATCCCATCCCCGGCAAGATCGCGGTCGGCGTCAAGACGGCCGATGTCGATGCGGCGGCGGCAGCCGTAGCTGAGAACGGCGGCGCGATCATCAAAGAGGCATACAACGACGCGCACGAGCGCCGCGCGGTCGTGTACGACAACCAAGGGAACGGCATCGTTTTCTACAGCCCGCTGCCGAGGGACTAA
- a CDS encoding dipeptidase, with product MSDAELKDAVAAVLPRTIEDLKALVAIESISASAAHDRQVRASADAVVALLAEIGCPDVRIVSEGGKPAVIGHFPAPEGAPTVCLYAHHDVQPTGDEALWTSPPFAATERDGRLYGRGAADDKGGIAAHLAALRAFEGKPPVGVTLFIEGEEEIGSPSLRTILQQHSDALRADVYVIADSGNWAVGRPAFTTTLRGMADCVVEVATLDHALHSGVFGGVVPDAVTALCRLLATLHDDAGNVAIAGLREAPPTDLPDAGDQIRAEAGLLDGVQQLGDGNVFDRMWNKPSVSVLGIDAPSVRDAANALLPVARAKVGLRVAPGDDAHQALAALRAHLEQHAPWGARVRVTDGEVGQPGVVPFEGPVCELAAEAMASAYGVEPVFMGIGGSIPMIADFQEVFPDAVVLVTAVGDPDSRQHGVDESLHLGDFARAATAEALLLAKLGDAASRASE from the coding sequence ATGAGCGATGCGGAACTGAAAGACGCCGTCGCTGCGGTGCTGCCGCGGACGATCGAAGATCTGAAGGCGCTCGTGGCGATCGAGTCGATCAGTGCATCTGCAGCACACGATCGCCAGGTGCGAGCGTCCGCGGATGCGGTCGTGGCGCTGTTGGCCGAGATCGGCTGCCCGGACGTCCGGATCGTCTCCGAGGGCGGCAAGCCGGCTGTGATCGGGCACTTTCCCGCTCCTGAAGGGGCGCCCACGGTGTGCCTGTATGCGCACCACGACGTCCAGCCCACTGGTGACGAAGCTTTGTGGACGTCGCCGCCGTTCGCAGCGACCGAACGCGACGGACGACTCTATGGCCGCGGCGCGGCCGACGACAAGGGCGGGATCGCCGCCCACCTTGCGGCCTTACGGGCGTTCGAGGGGAAGCCGCCGGTCGGTGTCACGTTGTTCATCGAAGGCGAGGAGGAGATCGGCTCGCCATCGCTGCGCACGATCCTGCAGCAACACTCCGACGCGTTGCGCGCCGACGTCTACGTCATCGCTGACTCCGGGAACTGGGCCGTAGGCCGACCAGCCTTCACCACGACATTGCGTGGTATGGCTGACTGTGTCGTTGAAGTTGCCACCCTCGATCACGCGTTACATTCCGGCGTGTTCGGTGGCGTCGTCCCTGACGCGGTGACCGCGCTGTGTCGACTGCTAGCGACCTTGCACGACGACGCTGGGAACGTGGCGATCGCCGGGTTGCGCGAGGCGCCGCCGACCGACCTCCCGGATGCCGGTGACCAGATCCGCGCCGAGGCCGGCCTGCTCGACGGGGTGCAGCAACTCGGCGACGGAAACGTGTTCGACCGGATGTGGAACAAGCCGTCGGTGAGCGTGCTTGGCATCGATGCCCCGTCGGTGCGCGACGCCGCAAATGCGCTGCTGCCGGTTGCGCGGGCCAAGGTCGGGTTGCGGGTGGCGCCCGGCGACGATGCGCATCAGGCGCTGGCCGCGTTACGCGCACACCTCGAACAGCACGCGCCGTGGGGTGCTCGTGTGCGGGTCACCGACGGCGAGGTCGGGCAACCCGGCGTCGTCCCATTCGAGGGTCCGGTGTGCGAGCTGGCCGCCGAGGCGATGGCATCGGCGTACGGCGTGGAACCGGTCTTTATGGGGATCGGCGGCTCAATCCCGATGATCGCCGACTTCCAAGAGGTGTTTCCGGATGCGGTCGTGTTGGTGACTGCCGTCGGTGACCCCGACAGTCGTCAGCACGGTGTGGATGAGTCGCTGCACCTGGGCGATTTCGCCCGGGCCGCCACAGCCGAGGCGTTGCTATTGGCCAAGCTAGGGGATGCGGCGTCCAGAGCGTCTGAATAG
- a CDS encoding ABC transporter ATP-binding protein → MNEQVTDGAVLPMTGRDAAPNDAPPMSSSMPLRAIDATLGYDGRTISEHLSIDIPENSFTVIVGPNACGKSTLLRALARLLTPKAGEVLLDGRAIASYPSREVAKRLGLLPQTSQAPDGIRVAELVGRGRYPHQRLLRQWSPADDDAVAAAMTATGVNDLASRVVDELSGGQRQRVWVAMALAQQTELLLLDEPTTFLDIAHQLELLELFSALHRAGRTVVAVLHDLNHAARYADHIIAMKAGQVIAAGPPADVVTVDFVHEVFGLRSLVVPDPATGTPMVVPIRPSATDEATRDLSYSAGM, encoded by the coding sequence ATGAACGAGCAGGTCACCGATGGTGCCGTGCTGCCGATGACGGGGCGTGATGCGGCGCCGAATGATGCGCCTCCGATGAGCTCGTCCATGCCGCTGCGCGCGATTGATGCCACCCTCGGCTACGACGGCCGGACCATCAGCGAACATCTATCGATCGACATCCCGGAGAACTCCTTCACCGTGATCGTCGGCCCGAACGCGTGCGGAAAGTCAACGCTGCTGCGCGCGCTCGCGCGCCTGCTCACCCCGAAGGCCGGGGAGGTCCTCCTTGACGGCCGCGCGATCGCGTCGTACCCGTCGCGCGAGGTGGCGAAACGGCTCGGCCTGTTGCCGCAGACCTCACAGGCTCCGGACGGCATTCGCGTCGCTGAACTGGTTGGTCGCGGGCGTTACCCGCATCAGCGGTTGCTGCGTCAATGGTCACCGGCGGACGACGATGCCGTGGCCGCGGCGATGACCGCCACCGGAGTGAATGACCTGGCATCGCGGGTCGTTGACGAACTGTCCGGTGGCCAGCGGCAGCGAGTCTGGGTTGCCATGGCGCTCGCGCAACAGACCGAGTTGCTGCTACTGGATGAGCCCACGACCTTCCTGGACATCGCGCATCAACTGGAGCTATTGGAACTGTTCAGTGCGCTGCATCGCGCCGGTCGCACGGTGGTGGCGGTACTGCACGACCTGAACCACGCCGCGCGGTACGCCGATCACATCATCGCGATGAAGGCCGGCCAGGTGATCGCTGCCGGCCCGCCGGCGGACGTCGTGACGGTCGACTTCGTGCACGAAGTGTTCGGTCTACGCTCGCTCGTGGTACCGGATCCCGCGACCGGAACTCCGATGGTGGTGCCGATTCGTCCCTCGGCTACGGACGAGGCCACCCGCGATCTGAGTTACTCGGCTGGCATGTAG
- a CDS encoding FecCD family ABC transporter permease — MTSTPVATERSGRRRDGRSVWTRGGGLLVGLALLAIAVLLSLAIGSSDIPFPRVIDALFGHGLRDDNVNIWGSRFPRTVVSIIVGAALAVAGVLIQALTRNPLADPGILGVNAGAALFVTLSTLLFGIAAPGDIVWFAIGGALLTTIGVYAIGAAHKGGSGAERLTLAGVAVGAVLMGVTTGIMLENPSVFDQMRSWLTGSVLGRSVNDILPVLPLIVLGLLLAIAVVRPLNAISLGQDTARALGVNLGRARVVVVIAVALLAGSATAIAGPILFVGLMVPHVVRWITGPDQRWVLAGSLIVGPLLMVTSDVVGRVVLPLGEIPVGIVTAFVGAPVLILLARRRNASES; from the coding sequence GTGACGAGTACGCCGGTCGCCACCGAACGCTCCGGCCGTCGTCGTGACGGCCGGAGCGTGTGGACGCGGGGCGGCGGACTGCTCGTCGGTCTTGCGCTGCTGGCGATCGCGGTCCTGCTGAGCCTCGCGATCGGCTCCAGCGATATCCCGTTTCCGCGGGTGATCGACGCCCTGTTCGGGCATGGCCTGCGGGACGACAACGTCAACATCTGGGGATCCCGATTTCCGCGGACGGTCGTCAGCATCATCGTCGGCGCCGCGCTCGCGGTCGCCGGCGTGCTCATCCAAGCGCTGACGCGCAATCCGCTCGCCGACCCGGGAATCCTCGGCGTAAACGCCGGTGCGGCGCTGTTCGTCACGCTCAGCACACTGCTGTTCGGCATCGCGGCGCCCGGCGACATCGTCTGGTTCGCCATCGGCGGTGCGCTGCTGACCACCATCGGCGTTTACGCCATCGGGGCCGCGCACAAGGGAGGGTCCGGCGCCGAGCGGCTCACCCTGGCCGGTGTCGCCGTCGGCGCAGTGCTGATGGGCGTTACGACGGGCATCATGCTGGAAAACCCGAGCGTGTTCGACCAGATGCGATCGTGGCTGACCGGGTCGGTGCTAGGGCGCTCGGTGAACGACATACTCCCGGTGTTGCCCTTGATCGTGCTCGGTCTGCTGCTGGCGATAGCCGTCGTACGGCCGTTGAACGCTATCTCGCTCGGCCAGGACACCGCGCGCGCCTTAGGCGTCAACCTAGGTCGCGCACGCGTGGTAGTCGTCATCGCCGTCGCGTTGCTGGCCGGATCAGCCACCGCAATCGCCGGTCCGATCCTGTTCGTGGGACTCATGGTCCCGCACGTCGTACGGTGGATCACCGGACCCGATCAGCGGTGGGTACTCGCAGGTTCGCTCATCGTTGGCCCGCTGCTCATGGTGACCTCGGACGTCGTCGGTCGAGTCGTGCTGCCGCTCGGTGAGATCCCCGTCGGCATCGTGACGGCATTCGTCGGCGCCCCGGTACTGATCCTGCTTGCGCGCCGACGAAACGCGAGCGAATCATGA
- a CDS encoding LemA family protein, whose protein sequence is MSTGVVILIIVIALLVIAGVSVVAMYNRFVSQRNLVAESWRQIDVELKRRYDLIPNLIETVKAFASHERQVFDSVVQARSDAIAARNAPGATREVQANAEKNLSGTLGNLFAVAENYPTLKSDQNFLQLQREMTDTEDRIAAGRRFYNGNVRALNTRVESFPSMIIANMFGFGKEQYFELDEVGARDAVRADFSSLTGSGPSSRDIYRQPAPGQSGSEPQQIANGYVPPAVQPTENPQVQPAQPQQFPPTQPPTSA, encoded by the coding sequence GTGAGCACTGGTGTCGTCATCCTGATCATCGTCATCGCGCTGCTGGTCATCGCCGGTGTGTCGGTGGTCGCCATGTACAACAGGTTTGTTTCGCAGCGCAATCTGGTCGCCGAGTCTTGGCGCCAGATCGACGTCGAACTGAAACGTCGTTACGACCTGATCCCGAACCTGATCGAGACCGTGAAGGCGTTCGCATCGCACGAACGCCAGGTGTTCGACTCGGTCGTACAGGCGCGTAGCGACGCGATCGCTGCGCGCAACGCTCCCGGAGCGACCCGCGAGGTCCAGGCCAACGCCGAGAAGAACCTCTCCGGCACGCTGGGCAATCTGTTCGCCGTCGCCGAGAACTACCCGACGCTGAAGTCGGATCAGAACTTCCTGCAATTGCAGCGGGAAATGACCGACACCGAGGACCGCATCGCCGCCGGACGCCGGTTCTACAACGGCAATGTGCGGGCCTTGAACACGCGCGTCGAGTCGTTTCCGTCGATGATCATCGCGAACATGTTCGGGTTCGGTAAGGAGCAGTACTTCGAGCTCGATGAGGTCGGCGCTCGTGATGCGGTTCGCGCCGACTTCTCCTCGCTCACCGGATCGGGGCCCTCCAGCCGAGACATTTACCGTCAGCCGGCGCCGGGGCAGTCCGGATCCGAGCCGCAGCAGATCGCGAATGGCTACGTGCCGCCTGCCGTGCAGCCGACCGAGAACCCGCAGGTTCAACCCGCTCAGCCCCAGCAGTTCCCGCCGACTCAACCGCCTACCAGCGCCTAG
- a CDS encoding lysophospholipid acyltransferase family protein, protein MSRFESCPHLCARSGVTCRHEVSRWRVAMRLLALFRVAIAGAFGIALRRATDVITRRGRTPAYVAEVYRKLLNSAGIQVRITGVRRDFADGGEAVLVVANHVSWLDVMAYAWVQPVTMVSKKEIGDWPVIGAVARAAGTIFIDRHNPRAVARTERLVASRLRAGGIVATFPEATTTCGRGLGRMFPAMFQAAVDADVPVQPVAFTWLDRHGAITTAGAYVGDQPLLESIRMIVSQRDLVLQIDILPRIMPKHVRPMNDRKALRTAAAERIALALDPSVGDWNAHLRPATCVAGVLPIPLVDDPLVELDVIAGLPRDAVRRPRAAGAA, encoded by the coding sequence ATGTCGCGATTCGAATCCTGTCCGCACCTGTGCGCGCGCAGCGGCGTGACGTGTCGTCACGAGGTGTCGCGGTGGCGAGTAGCCATGCGCCTGCTGGCGCTGTTTCGGGTCGCCATCGCCGGGGCCTTCGGTATCGCGCTACGCCGCGCCACCGACGTCATCACGCGGCGGGGACGTACCCCGGCGTACGTCGCCGAGGTATACCGCAAGCTGCTGAATTCAGCAGGGATTCAAGTGCGCATCACCGGCGTACGACGAGACTTCGCCGACGGCGGTGAAGCAGTCCTAGTCGTCGCGAACCATGTGTCCTGGCTCGATGTGATGGCGTACGCCTGGGTGCAGCCGGTCACGATGGTCTCCAAGAAAGAAATCGGTGACTGGCCGGTCATCGGGGCGGTGGCGCGGGCCGCCGGCACGATCTTCATCGACCGTCATAATCCTCGTGCCGTGGCGCGAACCGAGCGGCTGGTGGCTTCCCGGCTTCGAGCCGGCGGCATCGTCGCGACCTTCCCGGAGGCCACCACAACCTGCGGACGTGGTCTCGGCCGGATGTTCCCCGCGATGTTTCAGGCTGCCGTGGACGCCGACGTGCCGGTGCAACCGGTGGCGTTCACCTGGCTGGATCGTCATGGAGCGATCACCACGGCCGGCGCGTACGTCGGTGATCAGCCCTTGCTGGAGTCGATCCGGATGATCGTGAGCCAACGCGATCTCGTGCTGCAGATCGACATCTTGCCGAGAATCATGCCCAAACACGTGCGCCCGATGAACGATCGCAAGGCGTTGCGTACCGCTGCAGCAGAACGGATCGCCCTCGCGCTCGATCCGTCCGTGGGTGACTGGAACGCGCACCTGCGTCCGGCCACGTGCGTCGCCGGCGTACTGCCCATTCCGCTGGTCGATGACCCGTTGGTGGAGCTGGACGTGATTGCCGGGCTACCCCGGGACGCCGTCCGCCGGCCACGTGCGGCAGGCGCCGCATAG
- a CDS encoding ABC transporter substrate-binding protein, with translation MKGSARVVAAITGVAALLLSACGSSDDDGGSNGANDGSGVTVTTKFGDVSVPEDPERVVVIGGAWTDTALALGVEPVAAGGVDLDNAPWLDGVIDESIVDDELLGADGSVNREKVASYKPDVIIVQPFSINDEAAYDALSEVAPVVTGMDVNDSWTHVLDVVAQSTGTTDKAEEITADVDAKAADLSEAAPELAGKTYQWVRYDQDQLYFGNGSLLDLLGLEPGTGQDNTMNTSASISRENLPELDADVVGVFCYSDCTPLKDDPRLADLPSSKYGSLFFPDLALAVAINSASPLTVQYVFDELGPQLTEAAPKMAK, from the coding sequence ATGAAGGGTTCAGCGCGCGTCGTCGCGGCGATCACGGGAGTGGCGGCGTTGCTGCTGTCGGCATGCGGTTCGTCTGATGACGACGGCGGCTCGAACGGCGCCAATGACGGCTCGGGCGTCACCGTGACCACGAAGTTCGGAGACGTGTCCGTTCCCGAAGATCCCGAACGAGTCGTGGTGATCGGCGGTGCCTGGACCGACACGGCGCTGGCCCTCGGGGTCGAGCCGGTAGCGGCCGGCGGGGTCGACCTTGACAACGCGCCCTGGTTGGACGGTGTGATCGACGAGTCGATTGTCGACGATGAGCTGCTCGGCGCAGACGGCTCGGTGAACCGGGAGAAGGTCGCCTCCTACAAGCCAGATGTGATCATTGTTCAGCCGTTCTCGATCAACGATGAGGCTGCGTACGACGCCCTTAGCGAGGTCGCGCCGGTCGTCACCGGTATGGACGTCAACGACTCCTGGACGCACGTTCTTGATGTCGTCGCGCAAAGCACCGGCACGACTGACAAGGCCGAAGAGATCACCGCCGACGTGGATGCGAAGGCCGCCGACCTCAGCGAAGCCGCCCCTGAACTCGCTGGCAAGACCTATCAGTGGGTCCGGTACGACCAGGACCAGTTGTACTTCGGCAACGGGTCACTGCTGGACCTGCTCGGCCTCGAGCCTGGAACCGGCCAGGACAACACGATGAACACCAGCGCGTCGATTTCGCGCGAGAATTTGCCCGAGTTGGACGCCGACGTCGTCGGGGTCTTCTGCTACAGCGACTGCACGCCGCTGAAGGACGATCCGCGGCTGGCAGATTTGCCCAGCTCGAAGTACGGATCGCTGTTCTTCCCCGACCTTGCCCTAGCTGTCGCAATCAACAGCGCCTCGCCGCTGACGGTCCAGTACGTCTTTGACGAACTCGGCCCGCAACTCACCGAAGCTGCACCGAAGATGGCCAAGTAG
- a CDS encoding FecCD family ABC transporter permease: MTTDTAPRRRTTRMPDGRPAVRLGVGAVRVQFTLRTGVVVGALLIVALIAAILALRIGDYPLTLTEVLSALAGDNSQFSYVVVMEWRLPRTIAGLVFGAALGVSGALFQSLTRNPLGSPDVIGLSAGSYTGALVALIFVGSSATTLSTGGLIGGFLTAALIYLFAYRRGTSRFRLIIVGIGLSAMLTAANNYLLLVANLDLAMVGAAWGAGSIDQITWSEVTPPLVVIAVALLLCIVASRPLGAMALGDDAARAFGIKVEKARGAIVLLAVALTAVVAATAGPIAFVALAAPQLARRMTASAGIALVPSAAMGACLLCVSDFVAAQLFGNIPVGLVTVGIGGVYLVWLLIHESRRSA, encoded by the coding sequence ATGACGACCGACACGGCTCCGCGCCGCCGTACGACGAGGATGCCGGACGGGCGACCCGCCGTACGGCTCGGTGTCGGCGCGGTGCGAGTGCAGTTCACCCTGCGCACCGGCGTGGTGGTGGGCGCCCTGCTGATCGTGGCGCTGATCGCCGCCATCCTCGCCTTGCGGATCGGGGACTATCCGCTCACCTTGACCGAAGTGCTCTCGGCGCTCGCCGGAGACAACAGCCAATTCAGCTACGTCGTGGTGATGGAATGGCGACTGCCCCGGACCATCGCCGGGCTGGTGTTCGGAGCGGCGCTTGGGGTTTCGGGGGCGCTCTTTCAGTCACTGACCCGCAATCCGCTCGGCTCACCCGATGTCATCGGACTATCGGCCGGCTCGTACACCGGCGCGTTGGTTGCACTGATCTTCGTCGGCTCCAGTGCGACCACGCTCTCGACAGGTGGACTCATCGGTGGCTTTCTCACCGCCGCGCTGATCTATCTGTTCGCTTACCGCCGCGGCACTAGCCGTTTCCGGCTGATAATCGTCGGGATCGGGCTATCGGCGATGCTGACCGCGGCCAACAACTACCTGTTACTGGTCGCCAACCTCGACCTTGCGATGGTCGGCGCGGCCTGGGGTGCTGGGTCGATCGATCAGATCACCTGGAGCGAGGTCACTCCGCCGCTGGTGGTAATCGCGGTGGCTTTGCTGCTGTGCATAGTGGCCTCACGACCGCTCGGCGCGATGGCACTCGGTGACGATGCGGCGCGTGCTTTCGGGATCAAGGTTGAAAAGGCCCGTGGCGCGATCGTGTTGCTGGCTGTCGCGCTGACCGCGGTCGTCGCCGCGACCGCCGGTCCCATCGCGTTCGTCGCGCTGGCAGCACCGCAGTTGGCCCGACGTATGACGGCCTCTGCGGGCATCGCCCTGGTACCGTCCGCGGCGATGGGCGCGTGTCTGTTGTGCGTCTCGGACTTCGTCGCCGCACAGCTGTTCGGCAACATTCCGGTCGGGCTGGTCACCGTCGGCATCGGCGGCGTGTATCTCGTCTGGTTACTCATCCATGAATCTCGGAGGTCAGCATGA